Proteins from one Elusimicrobiaceae bacterium genomic window:
- the mutS gene encoding DNA mismatch repair protein MutS → MTNSYNTPLMKQYYEIKSRHPGIILFFRLGDFYEMFDEQAREVSAILSLTLTQRHGIPMCGIPFHAAAGYIGRLLKAGKKIGICEQVSTSADSKSKLFERKVIRVITPGTIMEDNMLDANQSNFLVGLRLQSKGWGLACVEVSTGQFWTTQNTEDEHFTALASALASVNPAEIVADEQSVKVLQNKIILPAQLPLTEIDSFSGDFSLPESWPILEMWKGRELALSCALQVLNYVSSTEPGVKDALIPFYRELSDSLQIDENAVNTLELVKNQEGGRQGSLWSLLDYTKTSFGSRKLKEWILHPSLSVEEILCRQDSIEGLMKNQEALAALASILQNISDVERIMTRVSAGNASPRDLGGLRQSLLHSEPLHRWLEKYGLTIAPHIKERFDLIYPAAQELAKLLYESIQQEPPLRIGDGNIIRQGYNAELDELRNLRTGSGKALEELCQREREKTGISSMKAGYNSVYGYYLEVTKSHIEKVPYNYTRRQTLTNAERFITEELKELENKILNADGRILRLESALFDAIRKTAATQIHAMKEFAQTAAELDVYLSLALAAMKYQYVRPTVNNETGLSYKAGRHPIVESLLPAGSFVPNDLNIDGLNTQLMLITGPNMGGKSVYLKQTALLVIMAQMGSFVPAKSATVGIVDKIMTRIGAHDALQRGNSTFMVEMNETAHILSSQTSRSLILLDEVGRGTSTFDGISIAWAIVEYLYKPRGGAKVLFATHYFELVDLENKYPSIKNYHVEAKEYKDALGQSKLAFLYQILPGAADQSYGIHVAEIAGLPAAVTIRARKVLKDLEAKKATRISAKEKDPVQDLFSAPIVQEIKMTDPNKLTPMGALQLIAEWKKRVENE, encoded by the coding sequence ATGACGAACAGTTATAACACCCCTTTAATGAAGCAGTATTATGAAATCAAAAGCCGACATCCGGGCATTATTTTATTTTTTCGTTTAGGCGATTTCTATGAAATGTTTGACGAACAAGCCCGCGAGGTCAGTGCTATTTTAAGTTTAACGCTTACCCAACGTCATGGGATCCCCATGTGCGGCATTCCTTTTCATGCGGCGGCCGGTTATATAGGACGTTTGCTTAAAGCGGGCAAGAAAATAGGCATTTGCGAGCAGGTCAGCACGTCTGCCGATAGCAAAAGCAAACTGTTTGAACGAAAAGTAATTCGCGTAATTACCCCCGGTACCATCATGGAAGACAATATGTTGGATGCCAATCAATCTAACTTTTTAGTGGGTTTGCGTTTGCAGTCAAAGGGGTGGGGGTTAGCTTGTGTGGAGGTTTCTACCGGCCAATTTTGGACTACGCAAAATACGGAAGACGAACATTTTACCGCTTTGGCATCTGCTTTAGCCTCTGTTAATCCAGCGGAAATAGTGGCAGATGAGCAAAGTGTAAAAGTTTTACAGAACAAAATTATCCTTCCGGCGCAACTTCCGTTAACGGAAATAGATTCTTTTTCCGGTGATTTTTCTTTACCTGAAAGTTGGCCCATTTTAGAAATGTGGAAGGGGCGAGAATTGGCCCTTTCTTGTGCTTTACAAGTATTAAATTATGTTTCTTCCACTGAACCCGGCGTAAAAGACGCCTTGATTCCCTTTTATCGCGAATTAAGCGATTCTTTGCAAATTGATGAAAATGCCGTTAATACGTTGGAGTTGGTTAAAAATCAAGAAGGCGGCCGACAAGGCAGTTTGTGGTCCTTGTTAGATTACACAAAAACTTCTTTTGGCAGTCGAAAATTAAAAGAGTGGATTTTGCATCCGTCTTTGTCGGTAGAAGAAATTCTTTGTCGGCAAGACAGTATAGAAGGCCTGATGAAAAATCAGGAGGCATTGGCCGCTTTGGCTTCTATTTTGCAGAATATTTCCGATGTGGAACGCATTATGACGCGCGTTTCTGCCGGCAATGCTTCCCCCAGAGATTTGGGAGGGTTGCGCCAATCTTTACTTCACAGTGAGCCTTTACACAGATGGCTTGAAAAATACGGCCTGACCATTGCACCTCATATAAAAGAACGTTTTGATCTTATTTATCCGGCTGCGCAAGAGTTGGCAAAACTTTTGTATGAGTCTATCCAGCAGGAGCCTCCTTTGCGTATCGGAGATGGCAATATTATTCGTCAAGGCTATAATGCAGAATTAGACGAATTGCGCAATCTGAGAACGGGCAGCGGAAAGGCCTTGGAAGAATTGTGTCAACGCGAGCGTGAAAAAACGGGAATTTCCAGTATGAAGGCAGGGTATAACTCTGTGTATGGATACTATTTGGAAGTGACAAAATCCCACATAGAAAAAGTGCCGTACAATTACACCCGTCGTCAAACACTGACCAATGCCGAACGTTTTATTACAGAAGAATTAAAAGAACTTGAAAATAAAATTTTAAATGCAGACGGACGTATTTTACGTTTAGAAAGTGCTTTGTTTGATGCTATTCGTAAAACGGCTGCCACACAAATCCACGCTATGAAAGAGTTTGCTCAAACGGCGGCGGAATTAGACGTATATTTGTCTTTGGCTTTAGCTGCTATGAAATATCAATATGTTCGTCCTACGGTTAACAATGAGACGGGCCTCTCCTACAAGGCGGGGCGACACCCGATAGTAGAGTCTTTGTTGCCGGCCGGCTCCTTTGTACCGAATGATTTGAATATAGATGGGCTTAATACTCAACTGATGCTTATTACCGGGCCGAATATGGGCGGTAAAAGCGTGTATTTGAAACAAACGGCTTTGTTGGTTATTATGGCGCAAATGGGAAGTTTTGTGCCGGCGAAGTCGGCTACGGTGGGGATTGTAGATAAAATTATGACCCGTATCGGCGCGCACGATGCACTCCAACGCGGTAATTCTACCTTTATGGTGGAAATGAATGAGACGGCTCATATTTTGTCTTCACAGACTTCTCGCAGTTTGATTTTATTAGACGAAGTGGGGCGCGGCACGTCTACTTTTGACGGGATATCCATTGCGTGGGCTATTGTGGAATATTTGTACAAACCGCGCGGTGGAGCAAAGGTATTATTTGCCACGCATTATTTTGAATTGGTAGATTTGGAAAACAAGTATCCCAGTATCAAAAATTATCACGTGGAAGCCAAAGAGTATAAAGATGCATTGGGGCAGAGCAAGTTGGCCTTTTTGTATCAAATTTTACCGGGAGCAGCGGACCAATCGTATGGAATTCATGTGGCAGAAATTGCCGGTCTACCGGCAGCCGTCACTATACGTGCGCGCAAAGTGCTTAAAGATTTGGAAGCCAAAAAAGCAACCCGCATTTCCGCTAAAGAAAAAGATCCGGTGCAGGATTTGTTTTCTGCGCCTATTGTGCAAGAGATTAAGATGACCGATCCTAACAAACTGACCCCAATGGGAGCCTTGCAGTTGATTGCTGAATGGAAAAAGAGGGTGGAAAATGAATAA
- the alaS gene encoding alanine--tRNA ligase, whose amino-acid sequence DFGDKGCKNPHCDITCDCGRYVEIWNLVFTQFDRQEDGTLNALPHKNIDTGMGLERLCMAMQNARNVFETDLFTPLTAQSKKDLNIKGETKEEISALRIIADHVRSSSLLIAEGILPANEGRGYILRRLIRRAARYAKLMGNEKPYLYTLVPVVQSIFDGLYPEIDKNAQHIQDVLKQEESTFLKTLVTGEEKLSSLLASCGKTLSGEEAFHLHETYGFPLELTKEIASAKGVEVDEAGYEKAKETAQEKSRSYADEFSKEKAVVMQKVENGYPATQFVGYDSLNVQAKVLALLNEEFEFVDALSGKGYAVFDKTSFYAESGGQVGDVGSVVKEGQEIAQISDTQKPLGKVFLHKVKGILSVGETVELRVNESLRKRCMANHSAIHLVNAALRQVFGSSVHQSGSFVSAERFRFDYTLSKTPTAEELNRAWQIANAAAEAALPVYCQQRPLADAERLGAVTLLGETYADPARFVLMGGSFECPQDKYSLELCGGTHVKNTAEVMTVLVLKEGSVSAGVRRIEGVAGYAALDYLKNVNRQADELASRLVVPAKDVFARVNAIMDELKEVKKRFTQFREKTLAAGGVNETSFTMKNGTTLVLRNAEGAEPKELRNIADTIAQKHTQALVIVSCDKDGKRSFVVKMAGKLPNTDAVTVAKMIAADLNGRAGGRPDFAQGGGEAKRPMLDLIGTMKESL is encoded by the coding sequence ATGATTTTGGCGATAAAGGCTGTAAAAATCCGCATTGTGACATTACGTGCGATTGTGGCCGCTATGTAGAAATTTGGAACTTGGTTTTTACACAGTTTGACCGTCAGGAAGATGGCACTTTAAATGCACTTCCTCATAAAAATATTGATACGGGTATGGGGTTGGAACGTTTGTGTATGGCCATGCAAAATGCCCGCAACGTATTTGAAACGGATTTATTCACTCCGCTGACGGCTCAGTCCAAAAAAGATTTGAATATTAAAGGTGAAACGAAAGAAGAAATTTCTGCTTTGCGCATTATTGCCGATCATGTACGCAGTTCCTCTTTGTTAATTGCGGAAGGTATTTTGCCTGCCAATGAAGGACGTGGTTATATTTTGCGTCGTTTGATTCGTCGTGCGGCTCGCTATGCCAAATTAATGGGCAATGAAAAACCGTATTTGTATACTTTAGTGCCGGTGGTACAATCCATTTTTGATGGCCTATATCCTGAAATTGACAAAAATGCCCAACATATTCAAGATGTGCTGAAACAAGAGGAGTCCACTTTCTTAAAAACCTTAGTGACAGGGGAAGAAAAATTATCCTCCCTGCTTGCTTCTTGCGGTAAAACTTTGTCCGGTGAGGAGGCTTTCCACTTGCATGAAACGTACGGGTTTCCTTTGGAATTGACGAAGGAAATTGCCTCTGCCAAAGGAGTGGAAGTAGATGAGGCCGGATATGAGAAAGCCAAAGAAACTGCTCAAGAAAAAAGCCGCTCTTATGCAGATGAATTTTCCAAAGAAAAAGCCGTAGTTATGCAAAAGGTGGAAAATGGTTATCCCGCCACTCAATTTGTGGGATATGATAGTTTAAATGTACAAGCCAAAGTGTTAGCCTTACTCAATGAAGAATTTGAATTTGTGGACGCTTTGAGCGGAAAAGGATATGCCGTTTTTGATAAAACCTCTTTTTATGCAGAATCCGGCGGTCAAGTGGGGGATGTGGGCTCGGTTGTAAAAGAAGGTCAAGAAATTGCTCAAATCTCCGATACGCAAAAACCGCTTGGGAAAGTATTTTTGCATAAAGTGAAAGGGATTTTGTCTGTAGGCGAAACGGTAGAACTGCGGGTCAATGAGTCTTTGCGTAAACGTTGTATGGCCAACCATAGTGCCATTCACTTGGTAAATGCAGCTTTGCGTCAAGTATTTGGAAGCAGTGTGCACCAAAGCGGTTCTTTTGTTTCTGCGGAAAGATTCCGCTTTGACTATACTTTATCTAAGACTCCGACAGCGGAGGAACTAAACCGTGCTTGGCAAATTGCTAATGCCGCCGCCGAAGCCGCTTTGCCTGTATATTGTCAGCAGCGCCCGTTGGCCGATGCCGAACGTTTGGGTGCGGTGACCCTGCTTGGCGAAACGTATGCCGATCCGGCCCGTTTTGTGCTGATGGGTGGCAGTTTTGAGTGTCCGCAAGATAAATACAGTTTGGAACTTTGTGGCGGAACCCATGTAAAAAATACCGCAGAAGTGATGACGGTTTTGGTGTTGAAAGAAGGGTCTGTTTCTGCCGGTGTACGCCGTATTGAAGGGGTGGCCGGATATGCGGCTTTGGATTATTTAAAGAATGTCAATAGACAAGCTGATGAGTTGGCCTCTCGCTTAGTGGTTCCTGCCAAAGACGTTTTTGCCCGCGTCAATGCCATTATGGACGAATTAAAAGAAGTCAAAAAACGCTTTACCCAGTTTAGAGAGAAAACTTTGGCAGCAGGCGGTGTGAACGAAACCTCCTTTACGATGAAAAACGGCACTACATTGGTGTTGCGTAATGCTGAAGGAGCAGAGCCTAAGGAGTTGCGTAATATTGCCGACACGATTGCTCAAAAACATACACAAGCCTTAGTCATTGTCAGTTGTGATAAAGACGGCAAACGCTCTTTTGTGGTTAAAATGGCCGGCAAATTGCCCAATACCGATGCGGTGACTGTGGCCAAAATGATTGCGGCGGACTTGAATGGTCGTGCCGGCGGACGGCCCGATTTTGCGCAAGGCGGCGGAGAAGCCAAACGACCGATGCTGGACCTGATTGGCACAATGAAAGAAAGTTTGTAA
- the hpt gene encoding hypoxanthine phosphoribosyltransferase — protein sequence MSDTPVLQRILFSKEQLAERIAELGREISADYRGKQPLFVGILRGCVMFYADLLREVSVDCTMDFMCLSSYNGTNSTGEVRTMLDLRESIKGRHVIIVEDIVDTGLTLDYLMQNLKSRGAASIEICCLLDKPANRKVEVHPKYVGFQVENEFVIGYGLDYNELYRNLPYIGVFKK from the coding sequence ATGTCCGATACACCCGTTTTGCAACGTATTTTATTTTCAAAAGAACAACTGGCGGAAAGAATTGCCGAATTAGGACGTGAAATCTCTGCTGATTACAGAGGTAAACAACCTCTTTTTGTGGGTATTTTGCGCGGTTGTGTTATGTTTTATGCAGATCTTTTGCGTGAAGTAAGCGTAGATTGCACGATGGATTTTATGTGCTTGTCTTCTTACAATGGCACCAACTCCACAGGAGAAGTGCGCACTATGTTGGATTTGCGTGAAAGTATTAAAGGACGCCACGTGATTATTGTAGAAGACATTGTGGATACGGGGCTTACGTTGGATTATTTGATGCAAAATTTAAAAAGTCGCGGTGCTGCTAGCATTGAGATTTGTTGTTTGCTCGACAAACCGGCTAACCGCAAAGTGGAAGTGCACCCTAAATATGTGGGCTTTCAGGTAGAAAATGAATTTGTCATCGGTTATGGGTTGGACTACAATGAGTTGTATCGCAACTTACCGTATATCGGAGTATTTAAAAAATAA
- the mutL gene encoding DNA mismatch repair endonuclease MutL — protein MNKIHVLDEKTAGQIAAGEVIERPAGVLKELLENAIDAGAEHIHVTIEEGGCKLIRLNDDGCGMTPTDLAASVLRHATSKITRFEDLNELRTFGFRGEALYSVAAVSKMRISSCTEGGEGSCLEVEGGKVLAQRPAPAVRGTTVEIADLFFNVPARLKFLKSPAYERACLLKVVEESALANLNVGYTVVSSGREVYRLPSQKNMHDASVLQRAKEILGQQTGDCLISKSFDQWGLKIFITPPDKLVATRDLQFMFVNRRPVESKTIQQAIYRAYQNVRPKDRHPAFIVYMQMDPSSFDVNIHPQKKDIRFENERDVFHTLVEAVGETIFEAATPVAVSVQTPIEGKKDSSSPLPQVSAVQEQSAPIFPSSAAEFENILPEPRKTPAKNCFSLKETEDPVSYQTSPEITCEIVEKKDNEKEEKLPSWWNGPYHYLGQLQKTYLVFENPDGLILIDQHAAQERVLYEHYLQEFEKHQMPVQELIFPIHVDLTPSNAESLMSWAAWLKTAGFELSRFSPRTVLVHSVPSMLRFKEDDMRRFIESLSEIVADPAKSSDSLKQKMVAMLACKKAIKAHDQISAAEAEGLLENMKKCKDGMHCPHGRPCIASMAIKDIAKLFGR, from the coding sequence ATGAATAAAATCCACGTTTTAGACGAAAAAACAGCCGGACAAATTGCTGCCGGAGAGGTGATTGAAAGACCTGCCGGCGTGCTGAAAGAACTTTTGGAAAATGCCATAGATGCCGGTGCTGAGCATATACATGTCACAATAGAGGAAGGGGGATGCAAGTTAATTCGCCTCAATGATGACGGCTGCGGCATGACGCCGACTGATTTGGCTGCTAGTGTTTTGCGCCATGCTACCAGCAAAATTACTCGTTTTGAAGATTTAAATGAACTGCGCACTTTTGGTTTTAGAGGGGAAGCACTTTACTCCGTAGCAGCTGTATCTAAAATGCGTATTAGCAGCTGCACCGAAGGAGGGGAAGGGTCCTGCTTGGAAGTGGAGGGTGGTAAAGTGCTGGCTCAAAGGCCGGCTCCCGCCGTACGCGGTACAACGGTGGAAATAGCGGATTTATTTTTTAACGTGCCGGCTCGTTTAAAATTTCTTAAAAGCCCTGCCTATGAGCGTGCCTGTTTGTTAAAAGTAGTGGAAGAAAGCGCATTGGCCAATTTAAATGTAGGATATACGGTGGTAAGTTCTGGCAGAGAAGTGTATCGTTTGCCGTCTCAAAAAAACATGCATGATGCTTCTGTTTTGCAGCGGGCCAAAGAAATTTTGGGTCAACAAACAGGCGATTGTTTGATTAGCAAAAGTTTCGACCAATGGGGACTTAAAATTTTTATTACACCGCCGGATAAGTTGGTGGCTACGCGAGATTTGCAATTTATGTTTGTTAATCGCCGTCCCGTAGAGAGCAAAACAATTCAACAGGCTATTTATAGAGCCTATCAAAATGTCCGCCCGAAGGACCGTCATCCGGCTTTTATTGTGTATATGCAGATGGATCCATCTTCCTTTGATGTAAATATTCATCCTCAAAAGAAAGATATTCGTTTTGAAAATGAAAGAGATGTTTTTCATACGTTGGTGGAAGCGGTTGGAGAAACGATTTTTGAAGCGGCAACTCCTGTTGCGGTATCAGTTCAGACACCCATAGAAGGTAAAAAGGATTCTTCTTCTCCTTTGCCGCAAGTTTCTGCCGTTCAAGAACAATCCGCCCCTATTTTCCCTTCTTCAGCAGCAGAGTTTGAAAACATTTTGCCTGAACCCAGAAAGACCCCTGCCAAGAATTGTTTTTCTTTGAAGGAAACGGAAGATCCTGTTTCTTATCAAACTTCTCCTGAAATCACCTGCGAAATAGTAGAAAAAAAAGACAACGAAAAAGAAGAGAAGTTGCCTTCTTGGTGGAACGGACCTTATCATTATTTGGGGCAACTGCAAAAGACATATTTGGTGTTTGAAAATCCGGACGGTCTAATTTTAATCGATCAGCATGCCGCACAAGAGAGAGTTCTGTACGAACATTATTTGCAAGAATTTGAAAAACATCAAATGCCGGTGCAGGAATTAATATTTCCTATTCATGTGGACTTGACCCCTAGTAATGCCGAAAGTCTGATGAGCTGGGCAGCATGGCTGAAGACGGCGGGATTTGAATTATCTCGTTTTTCTCCGCGTACAGTACTGGTGCATTCCGTACCCTCCATGCTTCGTTTTAAAGAAGATGATATGCGCAGGTTTATAGAGTCTTTATCTGAGATTGTAGCAGATCCGGCAAAATCCAGCGATAGTTTGAAACAAAAAATGGTGGCGATGTTGGCTTGTAAAAAAGCCATTAAAGCGCATGACCAAATATCGGCGGCAGAAGCAGAGGGATTGCTGGAAAATATGAAAAAATGCAAAGACGGCATGCACTGCCCGCACGGACGCCCTTGCATTGCAAGTATGGCTATCAAGGATATTGCCAAACTTTTTGGGCGTTAA